Proteins encoded by one window of Salvia splendens isolate huo1 chromosome 5, SspV2, whole genome shotgun sequence:
- the LOC121801812 gene encoding guanine nucleotide-binding protein-like NSN1 has protein sequence MVKKSKKSKSKRVPLRKKYKIIRKVKEHAKKKTKEAKKLGINKKTKVEKDPGIPNDWPFKEQELKALEVRRQKAIDDLEAKKAARKERARKRKLGILEDEEIEGGEEGVNEKPTNVTRKVDSSEKSFYKELVKVIEASDVILEVLDARDPIGTRCFDMEKMVLSAGPDKRLVLLLNKIDLVPREAAEKWLKYLREELPAVAFKCSTQEQKSNLGWKSAPKTGKGGKGKIGKASNLLQTSDCLGAETLIKLLKNYSRSHEIKKSITVGIIGLPNVGKSSIINSLKRSHVVNAGATPGLTRSMQEVHLDNNVKLLDCPGVVMLKSTANDASIALRNCKRIEKLDDPIGPVKEILKLCPDKVLVTLYKIPSFDSVDDFLQKVATVRGKLKKGGVVDVDATARIILHDWNEGKIPYYTMPPKRNADEPSEARIVTELGKEFNVDEVYGSETTFIGSLKSVNDFNPVEVPSNSPLNFDMTMLEDKEPPQANDVDQPMESGDEDEKATSVKEKSATVRQNEKLYAEEGMLNTKRRKADKQRRKKENQPSAMEHDGNDDYDFKVDYVESAMETGDEVEADETKNNKFELPSGVGLDNE, from the exons ATGGTGAAGAAGAGCAAAA AGAGCAAGAGCAAGAGGGTGCCGCTTAGGAAGAAATACAAGATTATAAGGAAGGTCAAGGAGCACGCGAAGAAGAAAACCAAAGAGGCCAAGAAATTGGGGATCAATAAAAAGACCAAAGTCGAAAAGGATCCCGGCATCCCCAACGATTGGCCTTTCAAGGAGCAGGAGCTCAAGGCCCTCGAGGTCCGCCGCCAAAAAGCAATTGACGACCTAGAAGCAAAGAAAGCCGCTCGGAAGGAGAGG GCTCGGAAGAGAAAATTGGGGATTTTGGAGGATGAAGAAATCGAAGGAGGAGAGGAGGGGGTGAATGAGAAACCCACTAATGTTACTAGGAAAGTAG ATAGTTCGGAGAAATCTTTCTACAAGGAGTTGGTGAAGGTCATTGAGGCTTCCGATGTCATATTGGAGGTTCTTGATGCCCGTGATCCCATTGGTACTCGCTGTTTTGACATGGAAAAGATGGTGTTGAGTGCGGGACCGGATAAGCGACTTGTTCTCCTCCTTAATAAAATAG ATCTTGTTCCTCGGGAGGCTGCGGAGAAGTGGCTCAAATACCTTAGGGAGGAGTTACCTGCAGTCGCCTTTAAGTGCAGCACCCAGGAACAAAAGTCAAATCTTGGGTGGAAATCAGCTCCAAAGACTGGTAAGGGTGGAAAGGGGAAGATTGGAAAGGCTAGCAATCTTCTGCAAACTAGTGACTGTCTAGGGGCTGAAACTCTTATTAAGTTGCTGAAAAACTACTCAAGAAGTCATGAG ATCAAGAAATCTATTACGGTTGGGATTATAGGACTCCCTAATGTTGGTAAAAGTAGTATCATTAATAGCTTGAAAAGATCTCATGTTGTCAATGCTGGAGCAACTCCGGGGTTGACAAGATCTATGCAAGAGGTTCATCTTGATAATAATGTTAAATTATTGGACTGCCCTGGTGTGGTGATGCTCAAGTCCACAGCAAATGATGCTTCAATTGCTCTCCGAAATTGCAAAAGAATAGAAAAATTGGATGATCCAATTGGTCCTG TTAAGGAGATCCTAAAGCTTTGTCCGGATAAAGTATTGGTAACTCTTTACAAGATCCCAAGTTTTGATTCTGTCGACGACTTCCTTCAGAAGGTTGCTACAGTCAGGGGAAAGCTTAAAAAGGGTGGTGTTGTAGATGTTGATGCTACTGCAAGGATCATTTTGCATGACTGGAATGAAG GTAAAATTCCGTATTATACCATGCCTCCCAAGAGGAATGCAGATGAGCCTTCTGAGGCAAGGATTGTCACAGAACTTGGGAAGGAGTTTAATGTAGATGAAGTGTATGGCAGCGAAACAACTTTTATAGGCAGTTTGAAATCTGTGAATGATTTCAATCCAGTTGAAGTTCCTTCTAATTCCCCATTGAACTTTGACATGACAATGCTTGAG GACAAAGAACCACCTCAAGCCAACGATGTAGATCAGCCCATGGAATCTGGTGACGAAGATGAAAAAGCTACTTCTGTGAAGGAGAAATCTGCTACTGTGAGGCAAAATGAAAAGCTGTATGCTGAGGAAGGCATGCTAAATACAAAGAGGAGAAAAGCAGATAAGCAAAGGCGGAAAAAGGAAAATCAGCCGTCTGCGATGGAACATGATGGCAACGATGATTACGACTTCAAGGTTGACTACGTGGAGTCAGCCATGGAAACTGGAGATGAGGTCGAAGCCGATGAAACTAAGAACAACAAATTTGAGCTGCCTTCTGGAGTAGGGTTGGATAATGAATGA